Within the Zea mays cultivar B73 chromosome 10, Zm-B73-REFERENCE-NAM-5.0, whole genome shotgun sequence genome, the region TGGGGCCCGCCTGTTGGCGCACTATGGTTAGAAATAAACACTACCACACCTAATCAATCTAACACCATAAGGGATATAAGAAACTTTATAGGGGGGACTATGGTTTGCTAAGTGTGCCAGAAGAAAGTCCACAAGTCCTATGAGTGTAAGGTGAAGAATGGAAGAGAAAAGGAGAAACAGAAAAATAAAAGGCAATCTAGCAAGGGATCCAACATCTACACTAACAAGGTGAACAAGAAGTCTACCACACCTTATCTtttgaagaaaaagaaaaatcgaCAAAGTGGTGGCCAtcaaggtgaataggcaaggcAACAAAAGAGGGACAAAACAGGTTTGGGTGTCAAACGAGATTGTTCAAACATGAGGAGTGCCAAGAAGGTTCAGATTCTACAGGGGAAACGAGAAGCCCAATGTCTATTAGGAATTTGGAGATTTAGCAAAATTGACATGTATATTATAGGATGCATCACACTGGATTATGTCATCACCAAGTGGGTTGGCGAATATTCTGGACCCACAAATTCACCTACCCATGTTCGCTAATTAGCATTAAATTATTTCAATTTCCATTCACATATAGTTTGTTCTATATCTAGGTTTTCATGTAAATTTGAGTTTTGTTTAATTGTACATACACTAGTTGAATTGCTCGGTTTTACAGTTACCCTTGGGGCAAAACTATATAGCTTGTCCCTAGAGGTTCGAAACAGGCTTTACAATTAATGAAGGTAGGGTATCATATATCAGAATAAATATAAACTCTATACCTTACATGCTATTTACGTGATTTTCTTTGCGTGACACGTTGATTCGTATTTTACCGGAATGAACACTTGGAAGCATTTTTTATAATTTGCAATATGGGATTATAAACCGCTGCACTGTTCGGAAGTTGGGAACGAAGCAAAGGAATGTTACTGTTTCTACGGCTGACAGAGTGATAGTACGGTCAAATTACTAGACAATGCAAGGTGGCTGCCCGTGGCCATGTAGGCGGCAATTGTATTTGGCTCGCCTGGAGTAATTAAAGTCACCACTGACTGCGCTGTGCGCGCACTAGCTAGCTGCAGCAATCGCTGGACGCCTGCCTGCAGCTGCAGCTGCAGCATCGAAAGGGAAGGGGATCGAGGAGAGGTGGGTTGGGGGATCAGTAGTTGGTTCAGTGTGTTCAGAGGCTAAGCATGCAGCGGCTGTACTGCAGGAACCAGCGGGAGCCGGGGAGTGCAGGTGCAGGGCTCCACAGCCCACCCAACTACACACAAACCCATGTGTGTATCAGCTACCAACGGACCCGGTACGAAGCAGGCTTTTCTCCCTAATGGGATGCGGTGCGTGTGGTGTGTAACTACACACAAACCCATGTGTGTATCAGCTACCAACGGACCCGGTACGAAGCAGGCTTTTCTCCCTAATGGGATGCGGTGCGTGTGGTGTGTGTAGGCATGGATATCGAGTAATTGGTAATTGGCTCGGCTCTGCTCGTTCGATCTCTCGCTCGGTTTGACTCGTTAAAGTAACGAGctaggctcgtttagctcgccagACGGAGAAGAAAAAATAATATATACTTCCTCCGGTGCAGTAAAAGAAGTCATCCTGCGCGTGACCGAGCGTGCACAAAAAGAAGTTATAGCGCGCATGGGTCTGGGATTTGGACGTTGTTGCCCCTAGAAATTGCAAAAAAAAAGATGCATTTAAGAGGAATTGAACTTGAGACCTCCAGTCTAGAATACCTTGGATCTGTTGCAGCAACCAATCAAGCCTAATTGTTTTAGTGACATTAATGCACCCATATCCCTATTTAATAGGGGCAAACAGGGAAAACCCTATGATAATTAATCACTCCTTGGTATGTACAATCATGACCTAAACGACTAACTTTACTGCACTGGAGGGAGTATATATATATTAATCAAtttttatttaattttaaactaatttaacaatataaAATAGTAATTATATTTAAAGTTTCACAGACCACATCAATGTAACATCAAATCAACATAACTCACCACTCATCAATTCACTATTCACACACATGTTCAGCAGTTTAACCCGCATTTATATTCACATAGAGCAATTTAACACATAAACGCAGTTATCGATCATTAGTTTAAATCATAGGCCATAGACAccacacatacatataacatgttcatcaattgtaacgtaaatgatatgcatatagttttgTTTTGCTGAAATGTGATAGATCGTTTAGCTCGTGAGCTAGCTCATTAACAAACCGAGCTGACTCATTAATGAACCGAGCTAGGATGGTAGCCCAGCTCGTGAAAAAAATTCAAACGAACCGATAACTATCTCCTGCTTCTTACAATGAGATAACTTTTTGCTGCGGCTTACAAATATATTTATAGAGATGAAACCATAAGCTGAGTAGGGAACGATCCAATCTAAACCTCCCGACGACGGGTCTGCGCTTTGCTCACTAACTTGACTGTTTTTTTTATAATTTGGATCACTGACTCAACAATTTTTTTTTGAaattccaaaggaaaggaaaactCCCTCTCTCGCTTTGCTGGATTAACTGCACGACAGGGACAGCTGAGAGGAGGCAACCACACACCGTACCGTAGGGTGCATGCAGCTGCAGCTAGGGGACACAAGGCCGCAAACAGTACCTTTCATtggaaagagaaaagaaaaagaagctctGCTTGATTGTTGGAGTAAAAGAGAGCCATGTAGGCTATGCTATTGCTATGCCGTATGGCTAGCTAATGCAACGGAAGAGCAGTAGACACGACACGATCCATCTGCCTCGGATGCCCCCCCGCCGCCCATGCGTTTGTACCAGCCTAGCTAGCTAGAGAATATGACACCAACTCGCTCGTCCATTCGTTCAAGAGGGGCAGCAACAAGAGGGTGCGCAGAAGAGGCTCGCCATCATCAGCTTGTGAAAGCTCTGAAGGAAAACGCGCAGAGACAGACagagagactagagagagagGCAGAGAGGGAGCCCGTACATGGCCGCGCGCGGCTGCGTAGCCATGGCTTCCATTTCAGGCGGTTTTCCGAGAAGGGCGGGgcgcggcggggcggctcggctggGGCCGGGCTGCTACCACCAGACCAACCAGAGCTCGAAGAGGGCTGAAATGTCCCGGTCCGGGGATGATCAATGTTACTGTAGCCCTTACACTCGCGCGCCCGCCGCAAACAGTGCAGAGCTAGCTAGCAGCCCCCCTCCCTCGCCTCCGCAACCGCAAGGCTACGAGTTTTTTTTTTCGCACGGAGAGATCCACGCCACGGATGTCCTGTTCTTGAAGGCAACGCAGTAAATGTGTTGTTGTAGAGAAGGTAGGGTTCACTCACTTCAGCAGCAGAGCGCCAGGCACGCAGCAGCACGGCCATCATCCAGTGCCTGCCAGCGGCAGGGAAGCCTGGCCTGGGGTGaatcgcgcgcgcgcgcgcctccgTCCGCGTCATGGGCGATCGAGTaggcgcatgcatgcatgcatgcactcCTACGTATGTGATGTAGCGCAGGGCGGCAGGGATAGGTAGGCTCCGCGTCTGCGTCTCCGGCTCCGTCTGCAGCGCGCCCGCCACTGTGCTCTATGCGTAGAGCCAAGGAATTTTTCCGTAGACAAGTGTACCTCGCCCGGCACTATTGCGACGTGAGCGTTGTCCAGATTGACAGACAGACAGGAATGCTATGCCCGCCCGCCCCCAATGATGGATTTGGATGCGCTAGTAATTACCACCCCCACCAACACCGCCGGCACAATTGTAGTAGTTGTAGCGACCAAAACAGAGTATGAGTATCCCCCCTCTTCCCTCCATTACTTTAAGCTTTAAGGTAGCCGACGATCCAGTGAAAACACGGCTAAACAATGCCTGAGAAAGAATGCTATCACCATCTCCTCTCGTCGATCGATGCAATTTGGTTTGTTACTTCTTCGCTTTGAAAATTATAAAAAGTTCTACTCCCTCCGCTCTAAAATATAAGTCATTCCATCTAATCTAAAATATAAGTCATTCCATCTAAAGATTATCAGAGAGTCAAAGTGTTTAAAGTTTAACTAAAATTATAGCGAGAATGATAAAGATTTATGATACAGTATAAAAAATATATTTAATAAAAAATCTAATGGTATATATTTGATATCGTAAATGTTATTACTTCATTGTATAAATTTggttattttttttaaaaaaactttagTTATCTAAAAATCTTAAAATGATttatattttgggacggaggggTATTTTACATGGTACGTTCTTTTTATAATATATGTCTAAGTATATAAAATGCTGCGCTGTACATTTAAAAGTGTTTTATATTTTAGATACAATGCACCTACAAATTTACTGGCTGTTTGATCCAAAAAGCTAAAATAAAAGCGACTAAAATTTAGCTACGTACGTAGGAGCTAGAGATTTAAAAGTAACTAAAAtggtaaaaataataataataataataataataataataataataacatgTGGTAACTTGTCGACGATAACAGTAATTATTATGACTGCCGTCATAGTTTGACAAAATTAACCAGAGATTGACATATGCTTTTTTTTATATCTGTTCTTGTCCGACTAAAAACCAGGTATCAAGTGAAACAGTATGCACCGAGGCAATATAATCTGGTCAGATTATCCAATAAATTTTGAACTAAGTGTTAGTTTAAAATTTGTtgtattatataatctagatagatTATAATCTAAATAAATTTTAAACTAAGTGTTAAGTACTAGGCAACGTGCATCAATTCCCCGAATTGGGTTAGGACAAGAGAATACCACACCTAACCTGTTTCGATTTGCGTTACACGCAAGAAACTCGCCCCGATTTCCTGGCTATTCATCACTTGACTAATCAGCAAGAAGCCAAGAACCACATACATATATACATAGTATATGGCGAAACAGGACGAGAGAGGGTCACCATCACCACTTATTATTCATTGATTAACCACACTTTGATAACGAAACAGCAATCTCTATCTCCATCGTCTCATGCTCCTCCTACCTGGCTACTCCCGCCCCACCAAAACAAGAGGAGGGAGCAAGCAACAAGCACGGCCACGAGACGAAACAAAGATCAAATGAAAAAGAATCTAGACCTAGGATCATcagattctacaggtgctaactgCAAGCAGCAGGGAGATTAATCCACAAGGAAAGAACAATTAACACATCTTTTTTTTTCCTGTTACACCGATGAGGGAACCACGATGGCGGTGGTCGGATCAGTCAGCATGTCATCGTCTCCCTCCATGAGCAGCTCCGCGTCCCGGTCGTCGTCGCTCCACGGCTCCCTCCGCTCGAGCTTCGAGTTGGCCACCACGAACACCAGCCGTTGCGCGCGGGCGACGCCTCGCAACGAGGCCCCGGGCGCGGTCAGCCACCGCGCCATCGTCGGCGTGCACCTGAACCCCCTCGCGGTCGCGTGGAGGAAAATCAGCCGCACGGCCACCTTGCCCAGCGACTTCAGCTCGCTCAGGCACGTCTCCCACACGAGCCGGCTGCTCTGCTTGTTGGCGATCTTCATCTTCCCCGTCGCCGGGTCGGGCTGCCGGACCTGCACCGCTTGCGCGTACAGCGGGTCCAGGCCCTCCGACCGCCACTTCATCAGCTCCATCATCGCCAGGTGCGCCTCCTCCGGCGACACCAGCCTCGTGATCAGCCTGTCCACGTCCTTCTCCTGCTCCGGGGTGAGGTATTTGAATGGCGGGAGGTACCGCCCACTCACGTCCTTGATAAGATACAGCGGGTCCAGGATGAATGCCGCCGACCACGCCGGGTGGTAGCTCCTACCGAACCTCCTCTCCAGCACGCTCAAGGCGACGCCTTCGTCCACGTTGAACTTGCGGCACCAGCCTCTGACCTTGCCACGCAGGTCCTCCCACAGCGGGAGGCATTGCCCGACGAGCGGCCGCTCGGCCTCCATCTCCTTCACCATGTCGGTGATCAGCTTCACCAGCGAGtgcgccgcctccacctcggcccAGAACGCCGCGCTGTGCACCATGTCTACCATCTCCCGCGCGGTAGAGTCGTCGACGCACAGCAGCTTGAACGGCTCCTCGAGCACGGAGAGCTGGAGCGGCCGCGCACAGGTCAGCACGTCATCGAGCATCGCGAATGCCGCGCTGATCTCGGTGTCGCCATTCGACAGCGGAGccgcgacgcgcaggagcccagcGTGCCCAAGCTCCTGGACTTGGTGCCGTCGCAGCAGCGCCCCCACGGCCGGGGTGGTGTTGAAGTAGGCGGCCATCCTGGCACAGTTGGTGGCGGCGGAATGGACCACAGGGAGCTCGCGCGCCAGGTCTTTCGCCACGCGTGCCAAGCAATGGGCCTGGCACGAGAGGTTCACCATCCACGGGTGCTTGCTCTCGAGATCGCGCAGAGCCTTGGAGCCGAAGCGGTCAGCGACGACGCTGGCGCAATGGCGGAGGTCGGCGGAGGCTGCGACGGACGAGGCGGCGTCCAGCAGCACCACCTCGGCGTAGTCGGACGACGGCGGCGCCGGCATGGGCACGGCGTGGTGGAAGACGGACGTGCCGTTGGGGAGGTTGACGGCGAGCGTGACTACCCGGTCGCGCCACCCGTCCGCGGCGAGCTGGAAGAAGCGCGCGTCCCGGACGCGCGCGGCGGCGTCGGCGCGGGCCTCGGCGAAGCGCGCCTCGAGGCGTCCGCGGGTTAGGTCAGCGCGCGACAGCTCCGGGATGCCGACCTGGCGCAGGAAAGCCTTGAGCTTGGGGTGCTCCGCCGCGGCCAGGGAGACGCTCCCGGACGACTCGAGGAACCAGTCCGCGAGCAGCGCGAGCGCCGCGTCGGCCTGGTGGCGCGGCAGCATCGACCCCGGTGACCCGACGGGCGACTTGAGGCGCTTGACGCTGTCCTCGAGGCGCGCCAGCGCACCTAGGTCGCCTCGGCCGCCCGAGAGGACCTGGTGGCGCGGCGCGGGCAGCGCCGGTGGCGTGGGAGGCGTGGAGTAGATGGCCGGCTCGCCAACCACCACGTGCTGCGAGGAGGCCGCCTCCACGGCCGCGTACGCCGCTGCCAGCGCGTGGcgcttgcggcggccgccgccggtGGAGTGGCGGCGCTGCGACGACGGCGGGAAGGAGGAGATGGGCACGACGGAGGACGCCGCGACGATggagagcggcggcggcggcggcggcggggtggAGACAGGCGCGGAGGCTGCCAGCGGCGACGTGAAGTTGTGGCAGGCGCCGCGCTTGAGGTGCTCGGAGGCGGTGCGCGACGGGTTGGAGGCGGAGAACGTGGCGGCGCACAGCGTGCAGCGCAGGCGCGCCATCTTGGGCGGCTGCCCGGACGCGGGCGGCGGCACGAGCACGGGCTCCAGGTGCGCCCAGTACCAGGCGCCCTTGCCCTTGATGGCCTTGGCGCGCACCTGCACCAGCGCCTCGTACCGCTTCCTGGCCGCCGCCTCCTCGGCCACCATTGCCCCCGCCTCCGCCGGCGCGGACGCTGACGCCGACGCGCCCTCCTCGGCCGACATGGCGTCACGCGGCCGTCATGTCCGCGGTTACGTCGGTTTGGTTCGTTTGCCTGCTGCTGGACCTGCCTTTGTTTCCTTTCCTCTCGCGGGGCGCGGCGGGGCGCGGCGGGGGAACTGGGAAGCCCAAAGGCCAAAGCCAacagaaaagaagaaaaacaaaaaCCCGAAGGGTGACACGGGAGTACGGGACGGTGCCTCGCGCACTCGCCCAGACGCCCTCGCTCGCCGCGGCACTATTTTTTGTGATTTTTCTCGGCCCCCAATTGCTACTCGCTCTTGTAGTCTTGTGCCCGCTTTGCTTGGCTTTGGTCTTTGGCGGATATAGAGAAGCAAGCCAATGTCTCCAGAACCCAGGCCTTCTGTATCTGTCTGTGGCTTCTCTCTCTACAGCACACTGTTCATCTTGGTTTCTCGAGCTCTCTATACTTGTGACTTGTGCTTGGAGCACTTTGAGACCGTCTAGCGAGAGCCGAGCAGGCAGGAACTCACGAGTCTAGAGGTCAAGCCTGGAATATAAAGGCACTCAGTCACCTCTCTCTctatatctctctccctctccctctccctctcctgccTACCCGCACCACTCACAACTCAGAGGACTGTATCTCCTTTCTCGcacagactctctctctctctctactacTACATACATAGTCTATAAAAGTCTACCTCTACCACTACTATAATAGTAGCTGTGGTAGTATTTTTCGATATTTTCCCGGTGGGTCTTTGGTAGGACTTGACTGCCTGCTACTTCATCAGGACTGCAAAGAGGAGTGCACTGATCTAATACACCAGTGTGTTGCTTTATCACAGTACAAACGCGCACTATTATAAcagtagtataatagtagtatATGGAAAAAAAGGTTGAGAGAGAAAGAGATCAGTAGTACGAGCGAGCTGCGTTGGTGCCGCTGCGTCCGCGCCCGACAATTATTGCGGTGGAACAGTTGGCGAGAGACCACACCACAACCCTTCCCTTTTGACACCGCGACAGAGAGATAAGTCTATACTATatttaaagcatcagtttcaacggtcgtcatgcgttattttttttacaaataacccctcacagctatttcaaattaattcgtTGCACGacgacgcccgacacgggctagatgcacgcgggccacaactatggcacagacACGTCATGTCGGCCAGataactgtgtcgggccagcccgttagcccgtcgatccatttaattaaatcagcgtaacaacgcccgacacgggctagatgcacgcgggccacaacta harbors:
- the LOC103641528 gene encoding uncharacterized protein, with translation MSAEEGASASASAPAEAGAMVAEEAAARKRYEALVQVRAKAIKGKGAWYWAHLEPVLVPPPASGQPPKMARLRCTLCAATFSASNPSRTASEHLKRGACHNFTSPLAASAPVSTPPPPPPPLSIVAASSVVPISSFPPSSQRRHSTGGGRRKRHALAAAYAAVEAASSQHVVVGEPAIYSTPPTPPALPAPRHQVLSGGRGDLGALARLEDSVKRLKSPVGSPGSMLPRHQADAALALLADWFLESSGSVSLAAAEHPKLKAFLRQVGIPELSRADLTRGRLEARFAEARADAAARVRDARFFQLAADGWRDRVVTLAVNLPNGTSVFHHAVPMPAPPSSDYAEVVLLDAASSVAASADLRHCASVVADRFGSKALRDLESKHPWMVNLSCQAHCLARVAKDLARELPVVHSAATNCARMAAYFNTTPAVGALLRRHQVQELGHAGLLRVAAPLSNGDTEISAAFAMLDDVLTCARPLQLSVLEEPFKLLCVDDSTAREMVDMVHSAAFWAEVEAAHSLVKLITDMVKEMEAERPLVGQCLPLWEDLRGKVRGWCRKFNVDEGVALSVLERRFGRSYHPAWSAAFILDPLYLIKDVSGRYLPPFKYLTPEQEKDVDRLITRLVSPEEAHLAMMELMKWRSEGLDPLYAQAVQVRQPDPATGKMKIANKQSSRLVWETCLSELKSLGKVAVRLIFLHATARGFRCTPTMARWLTAPGASLRGVARAQRLVFVVANSKLERREPWSDDDRDAELLMEGDDDMLTDPTTAIVVPSSV